ACGTGCACGGTACCGGCCGTGGCGACCGATTTGCCGACCGGCCGGATCGGGATGGCCATCACGCGGCAGATCCGACGAACATGCCGTGGCGTGTAGGGGGAGTCGCGGACAGCGCAGTTCGGGCCGCTACGTCAATCTGAGCCGCCGCGAAGGGGTGCCGACTGGTGGTTCTATCGCCCGCGCACAGTAAGATTGGGGTGAGACGAAGACCCGGTGCGGAGCGATGGGTCACGGGCCGCTAGCGGACCCGCGAACACTGTCCGACTCGGGTCGAGCCGATCGCGATCCGCGGGCATCCGCGGCGACCGGCGCGTTCGACCCGTACCCCGGAATTGTCCCCGGTGCCGGTCCGCGTGCCGACGCTGCGTCCCGCCGAACCCGCGCCCGACGTGCCTGACGGCGCCGACGGCGCGAGAAAGTGGCCGAGCGTGGCAGCGCAGGACAATCAGCAGTACGGCGCCGAGTCGATCACCGTTCTCGAGGGGTTGGAGGCGGTCCGCAAGCGGCCCGGTATGTACATCGGGTCGACCGGCGAGCGCGGCCTGCACCACCTGGTGTGGGAGGTCGTGGACAACGCGGTCGACGAGGCGCTGGCCGGCCACTGCGACACCATCGACGTGGTGCTGCTCGCCGACGGCGGGGTCCGGGTCACCGACAACGGCCGGGGCTTCCCGGTCGACCTGCACCCGAAGCTCAAGAAGCCGGGCGTCGAGGTGGCACTGACCGTGCTGCACGCGGGCGGCAAGTTCGACGGCAAGGCGTACGCCGTCTCCGGCGGTCTGCACGGCGTCGGTGTCTCCGTGGTGAACGCCCTCTCCACGAAGATGGCGGTGGAGATCCACAAGGACGGCTTCGTCTGGCGGCAGCAGTACCACCACTCCAAGCCGACCGAGCTGGAGAAGGGCGAGCCGACCGACCGGACCGGCTCCGCGGTCGCCTTCTGGCCCGACCCGGACGTCTTCGAGACCGTCGACTTCGACTTCCAGACCATCTACCGGCGCCTCCAGGAGATGGCCTTCCTCACCCGCGGCCTCACCATCCACCTGCTCGACGAGCGGGTCGCGGAGGGTGAGGAGGGCAAGATCCGCGAGGTCACCTTCAAGTACGACGGCGGTATCGCCGACTTCGTCCGGCATCTCAACGCCTCGAAGAGCCCGATCCACAAGACGGTGATCGAGTTCGGTGCCGAGGAAGAGGGCATGTCGCTCGAGATCGCCATGCAGTGGAACGAGTCGTACGGCGAGTCGGTCTACACCTTCGCCAACAACATCAACACGCACGAGGGCGGCACCCACGAGGAAGGCTTCCGCGCTGCGCTGACCAGCGTGGTCAACCGCTACGGTGCGGAGAAGAAGCTGCTCAAGAGCGACGAGAAGCTCTCCGGCGAGGACATCCGCGAGGGGCTCGCCGCGATCATCTCGGTCAAGCTGACGAACCCGCAGTTCGAGGGTCAGACCAAGACCAAGCTCGGCAACACCCCGGTGAAGAGCTTCGTCCAGCGGGTCTGCAACGACCGGTTGGTCGACTGGCTGGACCGCAACCCCGCCGAAGCAAAGATCATTATCACCAAGGCGTCCCAGGCCGCCCGGGCCCGGATCGCCGCCCAGCAGGCCCGCAAGCTGGCCCGACGCAAGTCGCTGCTGGAATCCGGCTCGATGCCGGGCAAGCTGGCCGACTGCCAGTCCACCGACCCGCGCGAGTCCGAGGTCTTCATCGTCGAGGGCGACTCGGCCGGCGGCTCGGCCAAGCAGGGGCGCGACCCGCGTACCCAGGCGATCCTGCCGATCCGCGGCAAGATCCTGAACGTGGAGAAGGCCCGAATCGACCGGGTGCTCAAGAACAACGAGGTGCAGGCGCTGATCACCGCGCTCGGCACCGGCATCCACGACGACTTCGACATCGAGAAGCTGCGTTACCACAAGATCGTGCTGATGGCCGACGCCGACGTCGACGGCCAGCACATCCAGACGCTGCTGCTCACCCTGCTGTTCCGCTTCATGCGCCCGCTTGTCGAGCTGGGGCACGTCTACCTGGCAGCCCCGCCGCTCTACAAGATCAAGTGGAACCGGAAGGGCGACGACGCGCAGTACGCGTACTCCGACCGGGAGCGCGACGGGCTGATTGCGCTGCGCCAGCAGAAGAAGCCGAACGCCAAGCCGGACGACATCCAGCGGTTCAAGGGCCTCGGCGAGATGAACTACCCGGAGCTGTGGGAGACCACGATGAACCCGGCCACCCGGACGCTGCGTCAGGTCACCCTGGACGACGCGGCCACCGCCGACGAGCTGTTCAGCGTACTGATGGGCGAGGACGTCGAGGCGCGGCGCTCGTTCATTCAGCGCAACGCCAAGGACGTGCGCTTCCTGGACATCTGACGGCCCGGCGGCCGGGCCGGACATGCACCGGTCCGGCCGCCGATCCACAGAGTTATCCACAGCTTGGTCGCTATCCACAGCGGTTATCCACAAGCGCGAAAACGACTCACACTCTGATAAGGGTTAACAGTGACCGAATCCCCCGAGTCCACACCTAACGAGCCCGAGGTCCCCGAGGCGCAGGCCGCCGTCGTCTCGCACGACCGGATCGAGCCGGTCGGGCTCGAGGTGGAGATGCAGCGCTCCTACCTCGACTACGCGATGAGCGTCATCGTCGGGCGGGCGCTGCCGGACGTCCGGGACGGGCTCAAGCCGGTCCACCGCAAGATCCTGTACGCCATGTTCGACTCCGGCTACCGGCCGGACCGCGGCTACGTGAAGTGCTCCCGGGTCGTCGGCGACGTGATGGGCCAGTTCCACCCGCACGGCGACTCGGCCATCTACGACGCGCTGGTCCGGATGGCCCAGCAGTGGTCGCTGCGCTACCCCCTGGTCGACGGCAACGGCAACTTCGGCTCGCCAGGTAATGATCCAGCTGCCGCCATGCGCTACACCGAGTGCAAGCTCGACCCGCTGGCGATGGAGATGCTGCGGGACATCGACGAGGACACCGTCGACCTTCAGGACAACTACGACGGCCGGGCCAAGGAGCCCACCATCCTGCCGTCGCGGATTCCGAACCTGCTGATCAACGGTTCCGAGGGCATCGCGGTCGGCATGGCCACCAAGATCCCGCCGCACAACCTGCGGGAGATCGGCGCGGCGGTGCAGTGGTGCCTGGAGCACCCGGAGGCCGACGAGGCCACCACGCTCGAGGCGCTGCTGGAGATCGTCAAGGGGCCGGACTTCCCGACCCACGGTCTGATCGTGGGCCACTCGGGCATCCAGGACGCGTACCGCACGGGTCGCGGTTCGATCCGGATGCGCGCGGTGGTGGAGGTCGAGGAGGACAAGCGGGGTCGGCCGGCGCTTGTGGTCAGCGAGCTGCCGTATCAGGTCAACCCGGACAACCTGGCCGAGCGGATCGCCGAGCTGATCAAGGAGGGCAAGCTCGCCGGCATCGCCGACATCCGGGACGAGTCCTCCGGGCGTACGGGCATGCGGATCGTGCTGGTGCTCAAGCGCGACGCGGTCGCGAAGGTGGTGCTGAACAACCTCTACAAGCACACCCAGCTCCAGGAGACCTTCGGCGCGAACATGCTGGCCCTGGTGGACGGGGTGCCGCGCACGCTGAACCTGGCGCAGTTCATCCGGTACTACGTCGAGCACCAGATCGAGGTGATCCGGCGGCGGACGGCGTTCCGGCTGCGCAAGGCGGAGGAGCGGGCGCACATCCTGCGCGGTCTGTCCAAGGCGCTGGACGCGCTGGACGAGGTGATCGCGCTGATCCGGCGCTCGCCCACGGTCGAGGACGCCCGGCAGGGCCTGATCCAACTGCTGGAGATCGACGAGATCCAGGCGACCGCGATCCTGGACATGCAGCTGCGCCGGCTCGCCGCGCTGGAGCGGCAGCGGATCCTCGACGATCTGGCCAAGTTGGAGCTGGAGATCGCCGACCTCAAGGACATTCTTGCCAAGCCGGAGCGGCAGCGGAGGATCGTCTCGGAGGAGCTGGGTGAGATCGTCGCGAAGTGGGGCGACGATCGACGTACTAAGATCGTCCCGTTCGACGGCGAGGTCTCGATGGAGGACCTCATCGCGCGGGAGGACGTGGTGGTCACGATCACCCGCACGGGGTACGCGAAGCGCACGAAGGTCGACCTCTATCGTTCGCAGCGGCGTGGTGGCAAGGGCGTCAGTGGCGCCTCGCTGCGTCAGGACGACATCGTCAGCCACTTCTTCGTCTGCTCAACGCACGACTGGATCCTGTTCTTCACCAACAAGGGGCGGGTGTACCGGGCCAAGGCGTACGAGCTTCCGGAGGCCAGTAGGGTGGCCAAGGGTCAGCACGTGGCCAACCTGCTCGCCTTCCAGCCGGACGAGCAGATCGCACAGATCATCGAAATTCCGAACTACCAGGTGGCGCCATACCTGGTCCTGGCGACGAAGAACGGCCTGGTGAAGAAGACGCGGCTTGAGGAGTTCGACTCCAACCGTTCCGGCGGCATCATCGCGATCAACCTGCGCGATGAGGACGAGCTGGTCGGTGCTGCGCTCGTCGGCCCGACGGACGACCTGCTGCTGGTCTCCAAGAACGCCCAGGCGATCCGGTTCAACGCCACCGACGAGGCGCTGCGGCCGATGGGCCGGGCGACCTCGGGCGTGATCGGGATGCGGTTCAGCGACGAGGACGAGTTGCTGGCCATGGAGGTCGTCCGGGAGGGCCTGGACGTGCTGGTGGCCACGAACGGGGGATACGCGAAACGTACCCCGATCGAGGAATACCCGGTCCAGGGCCGGGGAGGTAAAGGTGTGCTGACTGCGAAGATCACCGAACGACGCGGTGGTCTGGTTGGCGCGGTCGTGATCGACCCGGACGACGAGCTGTTTGCTATCACCAGCAACGGTG
This DNA window, taken from Micromonospora sp. FIMYZ51, encodes the following:
- the gyrA gene encoding DNA gyrase subunit A, producing the protein MTESPESTPNEPEVPEAQAAVVSHDRIEPVGLEVEMQRSYLDYAMSVIVGRALPDVRDGLKPVHRKILYAMFDSGYRPDRGYVKCSRVVGDVMGQFHPHGDSAIYDALVRMAQQWSLRYPLVDGNGNFGSPGNDPAAAMRYTECKLDPLAMEMLRDIDEDTVDLQDNYDGRAKEPTILPSRIPNLLINGSEGIAVGMATKIPPHNLREIGAAVQWCLEHPEADEATTLEALLEIVKGPDFPTHGLIVGHSGIQDAYRTGRGSIRMRAVVEVEEDKRGRPALVVSELPYQVNPDNLAERIAELIKEGKLAGIADIRDESSGRTGMRIVLVLKRDAVAKVVLNNLYKHTQLQETFGANMLALVDGVPRTLNLAQFIRYYVEHQIEVIRRRTAFRLRKAEERAHILRGLSKALDALDEVIALIRRSPTVEDARQGLIQLLEIDEIQATAILDMQLRRLAALERQRILDDLAKLELEIADLKDILAKPERQRRIVSEELGEIVAKWGDDRRTKIVPFDGEVSMEDLIAREDVVVTITRTGYAKRTKVDLYRSQRRGGKGVSGASLRQDDIVSHFFVCSTHDWILFFTNKGRVYRAKAYELPEASRVAKGQHVANLLAFQPDEQIAQIIEIPNYQVAPYLVLATKNGLVKKTRLEEFDSNRSGGIIAINLRDEDELVGAALVGPTDDLLLVSKNAQAIRFNATDEALRPMGRATSGVIGMRFSDEDELLAMEVVREGLDVLVATNGGYAKRTPIEEYPVQGRGGKGVLTAKITERRGGLVGAVVIDPDDELFAITSNGGVIRTPVKPVRRTRDRNTMGVKLMDLPDGVTIVAIARNADEPDEQD
- the gyrB gene encoding DNA topoisomerase (ATP-hydrolyzing) subunit B, with the protein product MAAQDNQQYGAESITVLEGLEAVRKRPGMYIGSTGERGLHHLVWEVVDNAVDEALAGHCDTIDVVLLADGGVRVTDNGRGFPVDLHPKLKKPGVEVALTVLHAGGKFDGKAYAVSGGLHGVGVSVVNALSTKMAVEIHKDGFVWRQQYHHSKPTELEKGEPTDRTGSAVAFWPDPDVFETVDFDFQTIYRRLQEMAFLTRGLTIHLLDERVAEGEEGKIREVTFKYDGGIADFVRHLNASKSPIHKTVIEFGAEEEGMSLEIAMQWNESYGESVYTFANNINTHEGGTHEEGFRAALTSVVNRYGAEKKLLKSDEKLSGEDIREGLAAIISVKLTNPQFEGQTKTKLGNTPVKSFVQRVCNDRLVDWLDRNPAEAKIIITKASQAARARIAAQQARKLARRKSLLESGSMPGKLADCQSTDPRESEVFIVEGDSAGGSAKQGRDPRTQAILPIRGKILNVEKARIDRVLKNNEVQALITALGTGIHDDFDIEKLRYHKIVLMADADVDGQHIQTLLLTLLFRFMRPLVELGHVYLAAPPLYKIKWNRKGDDAQYAYSDRERDGLIALRQQKKPNAKPDDIQRFKGLGEMNYPELWETTMNPATRTLRQVTLDDAATADELFSVLMGEDVEARRSFIQRNAKDVRFLDI